In the Calonectris borealis chromosome 11, bCalBor7.hap1.2, whole genome shotgun sequence genome, one interval contains:
- the FSD2 gene encoding fibronectin type III and SPRY domain-containing protein 2, producing MSSRSGSAREYETSDQLPGRSASPPVPESSETEAEGLIFYHMDLYGSKERFDIFPEEPSGQGDRPPGDTRRESALRSEKFQHSQEAGCDLEKEVAELAKMYGLDEDREKELELLGGHLEMVESRWPPARTEKAGSQGSVYNASKSSSPVKDESQSTKQQGLPGEASHDEDQSKARAEDEAESHTWSREGLSSGGMSGEWGSQAVSEEEEAADVFCSTCKMPIRAFDKLFGEHKDHDVAQLPSAEESEKEEIHKNMCKLEEQIVQMENFASHLEEIFITVEENFGRQEQNFEVHYNDAVQVLAQKYEEQLEALGEEKRQKLEALYGQLISCGEHLDTCKELTDTTQELYLENDKADFMKAAVTMVDRLEEFLKKEVDLKLSTLPDFEERVIDFSEVEQLMNSINTIPAPCAPVINPQAPNAATGTSLRICWGLFSDDTVECYQLCYKPVSNERRSDEQAEHTLKVKETYCTITNLLPNTQYEFWVSALNAAGISPPSERAVYVTAPSPPTIKSKKIRSCENAALVCWESRDINPVDSYMVELSKLTDEENGDVITESIVGIPNCEVLIHLQPTQSYRICVRALNLGGSSEKSEPVLIHTTGTYFCLNEDTAHPLLAILDDGFTIACDELENPECDLPVYDNSFTRCIGILGSLIPFPGKHYWEVEVEEDTEYRIGVAFENTPRHGYLGANNSSWCMRHIITPSRHKYEFLHSGMMPDIRITIPPRRIGILLDYENCRLSFFNADIAQHLYAFNSRFQHYVHPCFALETPGILRIHTGIAIPPWTALP from the exons ATGTCATCCAGATCTGGCAGCGCAAGAGAGTATGAAACTAGTGACCAGTTGCCCGGTCGTTCAGCTTCCCCACCAGTCCCAGAGTCTAGTGAGACTGAGGCTGAAGGCTTGATATTTTATCACATGGATCTTTATGGATCAAAGGAGAGGTTTGATATCTTTCCCGAAGAGCCATCTGGTCAAGGAGACAGACCTCCGGGGGATACCAGAAGGGAATCTGCATTGAGGAGTGAAAAATTTCAGCACTCACAAGAAGCTGGATGTGACTTGGAAAAGGAGGTTGCAGAGTTGGCTAAGATGTATGGGCTTGATGAGGATAGAGAAAAAGAGCTTGAACTTCTTGGAGGACAtctggagatggtggagagcagatGGCCACCTGCTCGCACAGAAAAAGCAGGATCACAAGGCTCTGTATATAATGCATCCAAAAGCAGCTCTCCAGTGAAAGATGAAAGTCAAAGCACAAAGCAACAGGGACTTCCTGGCGAGGCTTCTCATGATGAAGATCAGAGCAAAGCCAGAGCGGAGGATGAGGCTGAAAGCCATACATGGTCCAGAGAGGGGCTTAGCAGTGGCGGCATGTCGGGTGAGTGGGGCAGTCAGGCTGtcagtgaggaggaggaagcggcAGATGTTTTTTGCTCTACCTGCAAGATGCCAATCCGAGCTTTTGACAAACTGTTTGGTGAGCACAAGGATCACGACGTGGCTCAGCTCCCCAGTGCTGAGGAAAGCGAAAAG GAGGAGATTCATAAAAATATGTGCAAGTTGGAAGAGCAGATTGTTCAGATGGAAAACTTTGCCAGTCACTTGGAGGAAATCTTCATCACCGTAGAG GAAAATTTTGGGAGGCAGGAGCAGAACTTTGAGGTGCATTACAACGATGCAGTGCAAGTGCTTGCTCAGAAGTATGAAGAACAGTTGGAAGCactgggggaagagaagaggcagaagctGGAAGCTTTATATGGGCAGCTGATCAGTTGTGGGGAACATCTCGACACCTGCAAGGAGCTGACAGACACAACCCAGGAGCTTTACCTGGAAAATGACAAAGCCGATTTTATGAAG GCAGCAGTAACCATGGTTGACAG GCTGGAAGAATTCTTAAAGAAAGAAGTGGATTTAAAGCTTTCAACACTGCCAGACTTTGAAGAACGGGTCATAGATTTCTCTGAAGTTGAACAACTAATGAACTCCATTAATACTATTCCAG ctccTTGTGCCCCTGTGATCAATCCCCAGGCTCCCAATGCAGCGACTGGCACCTCACTGAGAATTTGCTGGGGCCTCTTCTCAGATGACACTGTCGAGTGCTACCAACTGTGCTATAAACCAGTGAGCAACGAGAGACGCAGTGATGAACAAGCAG agcaTACGCTAAAAGTCAAAGAAACATACTGCACCATTACTAACCTGTTGCCGAATACACAGTATGAATTTTGGGTCAGTGCCTTAAATGCTGCTGGTATCAGTCCACCAAGTGAAAGAGCAGTTTATGTAacag CTCCTTCACCACCTACCATAAAGAGTAAAAAGATCCGAAGCTGTGAAAACGCAGCACTAGTATGCTGGGAATCTAGAGACATTAACCCTGTTGATTCCTACATGGTTGAATTGTCCAAGCTGACAGATGAAGAAAATGGCGATGTTATTACTGA aTCTATTGTTGGGATTCCTAACTGCGAAGTCCTAATTCATCTCCAGCCAACACAAAGCTATCGCATCTGTGTTAGAGCCCTAAACCTGGGTGGTTCCAGTGAAAAAAGTGAACCTGTCCTGATACACACCACAG GCACCTACTTCTGCCTTAACGAGGACACAGCCCATCCTTTATTGGCGATCCTAGATGATGGATTTACAATTGCATGTGATGAACTGGAAAACCCGGAGTGTGATCTGCCTGTCTATGATAACAGCTTTACAAG GTGTATTGGGATCCTGGGCAGTCTGAtcccatttccaggaaagcattACTGGGAGGTGGAAGTTGAGGAAGATACAGAGTACAGAATCGGCGTGGCTTTTGAAAACACTCCAAGACATGGTTATCTGGGGGCAAACAACTCATCCTGGTGCATGAGGCATATCATCACACCATCGAG GCACAAGTACGAATTCCTGCACAGCGGGATGATGCCAGACATCAGAATTACTATCCCCCCCAGAAGGATTGGCATCCTGCTGGACTATGAGAACTGCAGACTGTCATTTTTCAATGCAGATATTGCCCAGCACCTTTACGCATTCAACTCACGCTTCCAGCATTACGTCCACCCCTGCTTTGCTTTGGAAACACCTGGTATCCTACGGATACATACTGGAATTGCAATACCCCCGTGGACTGCCCTCCCATAA